Part of the Helicobacter bilis genome is shown below.
TGCCACATATATTTTATAAAATGCTATTTGCTATGGTTGCTGGATTTGGCTTTGCCTATGCACTTCATCCGCCCAAAAAGGTATTTTTTGGAATCATTATTGTTGCTGGATTTGGCTATTTTATCCGCTCCATTCTTTTGCAAAGCCCTATTTTTAGCCTTGCTGGTGCTACTTTTTGTGCGGCAGTTTGCATGGGGTTTGTCGTTGTATTGCTTGCAAAATATACAAAAGTCCCCGTAGAAGTTATTGTATTTCCCGCACTTTTGCCTATGTTTCCGGGTAGCTATGGATATAGAAGTATTTTATCACTTCTCACTTTTACGCAACATGCCGATAAGCCAGAACAGCTTACTTATTTACTCGCATTTTTTAATAATATTACGACAATGCTATCTGTCTCACTTTCCCTTGTTGCTGGTGTATTAGTGATATTTATTATTTTCCATGAGCAAAACTTTACAATGACAAGGGGGACTAAAAAGACTCCAATCTATCAGGTATTACGCGAATTGCGTAAGACTAGAAAGCAAAAGCCATAGTAATCTCTTGTTATACTCATATTGTATCTGTGTTTTTATTGCTTATTCACATATAAAGCACTCTTCCAAAAAGCTAAGACTAGAAGCATGTAGTAATAGCCTATCTGTGCTGCAATAATGAAGCCTTATATCTTTTAGAATCTTTTCTTGATGTGAGGGCAGGGCATAATAAAAAAGCAGAAATGTAAAGAAGAAAGATTCAAAATCTTTATTAAAATCTTGTGTTTTGCTATGTGGTTGAGAGAGTTTAGAATC
Proteins encoded:
- a CDS encoding threonine/serine exporter family protein; its protein translation is MFNLELYPQLQEFLYTDFFNTNTLPHIFYKMLFAMVAGFGFAYALHPPKKVFFGIIIVAGFGYFIRSILLQSPIFSLAGATFCAAVCMGFVVVLLAKYTKVPVEVIVFPALLPMFPGSYGYRSILSLLTFTQHADKPEQLTYLLAFFNNITTMLSVSLSLVAGVLVIFIIFHEQNFTMTRGTKKTPIYQVLRELRKTRKQKP